In Clostridium sporogenes, one genomic interval encodes:
- a CDS encoding YlmC/YmxH family sporulation protein, which produces MEQNIKRYSDMERYELINVNDGDKYGFLGNNDVVVDEDGYLKFLILSESGGKLGLFSKPSLLEVSWDYVRKIGARTIIIDAEKSELKKIR; this is translated from the coding sequence ATGGAACAAAATATAAAGCGCTATAGCGATATGGAAAGATATGAACTTATAAATGTAAATGATGGAGATAAATATGGGTTTTTAGGAAACAATGATGTGGTAGTAGATGAGGATGGATATTTAAAATTTTTAATATTAAGTGAATCAGGTGGAAAGCTTGGATTGTTTTCTAAACCAAGTTTATTAGAAGTATCTTGGGATTATGTAAGAAAGATAGGAGCAAGAACTATAATAATTGATGCTGAAAAGAGTGAGTTAAAAAAAATCCGCTAG
- the dapG gene encoding aspartate kinase: protein MKILIQKFGGTSVSTAERRALVVDKIVKAKKAGYYPVVVVSAMGRKGQPYATDTLRSLVGENFLDKNTLAADLLMGCGELISTVVMSSELFNKGVEAVPLMGGQAGIITDNNFNNASVLRVEKDRIIDLLKKDKIPVVAGFQGKSEEGYITTLGRGGSDVTAALLGAALKAESVEIYTDVDGIMTADPRIVENASLIKEISYNEVFQFADQGAKVIHPRAVEIAMTSNTKLVIKNTMTDCKGTTINNIGIKNSNNVITGITHMSNRTQIIVDAEENKGNKNYTNLLNSLAENSISIDLINVFPKEKIFTIDEKDFNEFSSIMKDLKIKFSYLKDCSKIAIIGSRMRGIPGVMAKILKALVERNIEVLQTADSHTTIWCLVSKEDTEKAIKSLHCEFKLDCI from the coding sequence ATGAAAATTTTAATTCAAAAGTTTGGAGGAACATCTGTATCTACAGCTGAAAGAAGAGCTTTAGTAGTAGATAAAATAGTTAAGGCAAAAAAAGCAGGTTATTATCCAGTGGTAGTAGTATCTGCTATGGGTAGAAAAGGACAGCCTTATGCTACAGATACATTAAGATCTTTAGTTGGAGAAAATTTTTTGGATAAAAATACCTTAGCTGCTGATCTTTTAATGGGCTGTGGTGAATTAATAAGCACAGTAGTTATGAGTTCGGAGCTTTTTAATAAGGGAGTAGAGGCAGTACCTTTAATGGGAGGACAGGCAGGTATTATAACAGATAATAATTTTAATAATGCTTCTGTACTTAGAGTAGAAAAGGATAGAATAATAGATTTACTGAAAAAAGATAAAATTCCTGTAGTAGCAGGTTTTCAAGGGAAAAGTGAAGAGGGTTATATAACTACCTTAGGAAGAGGTGGTAGTGATGTTACTGCCGCACTTTTAGGAGCTGCATTAAAGGCTGAAAGTGTAGAAATATATACAGATGTAGATGGTATAATGACTGCAGATCCTAGAATAGTAGAGAACGCCTCCTTAATAAAAGAAATAAGTTATAATGAGGTGTTTCAGTTTGCAGATCAAGGAGCTAAGGTAATACACCCAAGAGCAGTAGAAATTGCCATGACGTCAAATACAAAACTTGTAATAAAAAACACTATGACAGATTGCAAAGGTACTACTATAAATAATATAGGAATTAAAAATTCAAATAATGTTATAACAGGTATTACCCATATGAGTAATAGAACACAAATTATAGTAGATGCAGAAGAAAATAAAGGAAATAAAAACTATACTAACTTATTAAATTCATTGGCAGAAAATTCTATTAGTATTGATCTTATAAATGTTTTTCCTAAAGAAAAAATATTTACTATAGATGAAAAAGATTTTAATGAGTTTAGTTCTATAATGAAAGATTTAAAAATAAAATTTTCCTACTTAAAAGATTGCAGTAAAATAGCTATAATAGGTAGTAGAATGAGAGGTATACCTGGGGTTATGGCTAAAATATTAAAGGCACTTGTAGAAAGAAATATAGAAGTGCTTCAGACTGCAGACTCTCATACAACTATATGGTGTCTTGTTTCTAAGGAAGATACAGAAAAAGCTATAAAATCATTACACTGTGAATTTAAGTTAGATTGCATATAA
- a CDS encoding ClpP family protease codes for MADEKEKHEKERNEKIDTLKEFGTTNLPPRQADRIQVLPIIGQIEGHMVLSPQTKATRYEHLIPQLIALETSKEVEGVFIILNTVGGDVEAGLAIAEMIRSLSKPTVSLVIGGGHSIGVPLATSADYSFISPTATMIVHPIRMNGLIIGVPQTFEYFNKMQERIIEFIVRTSKISKEKLKEFMLQSDELLNDMGTILIGKQAVESGIINEVGGVKEALDKLNNLIDEKQKP; via the coding sequence ATGGCAGATGAAAAAGAAAAACATGAAAAAGAAAGAAATGAAAAGATAGATACTTTAAAAGAATTTGGAACTACAAATTTACCACCAAGACAGGCAGATAGAATTCAAGTTCTACCTATAATAGGTCAAATAGAAGGACATATGGTGTTGTCTCCTCAAACTAAGGCTACAAGATACGAACATTTAATCCCTCAACTAATAGCTTTAGAAACCTCTAAAGAGGTAGAAGGAGTTTTTATAATATTAAATACTGTGGGAGGAGATGTGGAAGCTGGGCTTGCTATTGCTGAAATGATAAGAAGTCTAAGTAAACCTACAGTATCTTTAGTAATAGGAGGAGGACATTCTATAGGAGTACCCTTAGCTACATCAGCAGATTATTCTTTTATATCTCCTACAGCCACAATGATAGTTCATCCTATAAGAATGAATGGGCTAATAATAGGGGTTCCTCAAACCTTTGAATATTTTAATAAAATGCAAGAGAGAATAATAGAATTTATAGTTAGAACCTCTAAAATAAGCAAGGAAAAATTAAAAGAATTTATGTTGCAAAGTGATGAATTGTTAAATGATATGGGAACTATACTTATAGGAAAACAAGCGGTAGAATCTGGTATTATAAATGAAGTAGGTGGAGTAAAAGAAGCTTTAGATAAATTAAATAATTTAATAGATGAAAAACAAAAACCATAG
- a CDS encoding FtsK/SpoIIIE family DNA translocase, with protein MAKKRTKSSKTEKKNNDITGIILISIGIFVLFSVFSPSASGIVGSFIKKVLIAVLGLGSLVFPILIIFTGCCFIGKKNKINLNSKFYGIVLFSINTLLFLQMILLKNYGTEDIMLGISKFYREDTMIHGGIISYLIDVPLYKLFGTIGCYILFICVYIISFILIFQISLGTILETLQVKRSIKNKKVKEKSIEDKEDIGGIEKELASDLEKDEGLTRNIKDKIKILDFMKNSEIKEEPLNIVDNSFNKNTGKAKEDTGEEAIKEELSKNINERGNNVKIEYNYPTLELLKQNVQSKLNKEDKKELINNANKLEETLSSFGVEAKVMQVSRGPSVTRFELQPNAGVKVSKIVNLADDIALNLAASGVRIEAPIPGKSAVGIEVPNKSLTPVYLREVIEGDDFQKFDDGLAFALGKDISGSCVVSDLSKTPHLLIAGATGSGKSVCINTLIISILYKYSPENVKLLMVDPKVVELSIYNGIPHLLIPVVTDPKKAAGALHWAVNEMTKRYSLFAENSVRNIEGYNNLYEQGKIENKLPYVVIIIDELADLMMVCPNDIEDYISRLAQMARAAGMHLVIATQRPSVDVITGIIKANIPSRISFAVSSSIDSRTILDMSGAEKLLGKGDMLFYPTGSPKPTRIQGAFISESEVEKVVSCIKDEQGEAEYREEIIDQIDTAVNVESGDEDELLEEAIRICIQLGEVSTSLIQRKLRIGYNRAARIIEQLEAKGIISGRDGNKPRQVIIDQNNETYGKYFHGNM; from the coding sequence ATGGCAAAGAAAAGAACTAAATCTAGTAAAACAGAAAAAAAGAATAATGATATAACGGGTATAATTTTAATAAGTATAGGAATTTTTGTGCTTTTTAGTGTGTTTTCCCCTTCTGCATCTGGAATAGTTGGGAGTTTCATAAAAAAAGTACTTATAGCTGTATTAGGTTTAGGATCTTTAGTATTTCCAATACTAATAATATTCACAGGATGTTGCTTTATAGGAAAAAAGAATAAAATAAATTTGAACTCTAAATTTTATGGAATAGTTCTTTTTTCTATAAATACACTTTTATTTTTACAAATGATATTGCTTAAAAATTATGGTACAGAAGATATAATGCTTGGCATATCAAAATTCTATAGAGAAGATACAATGATTCATGGTGGTATAATTTCTTATTTAATAGATGTTCCTTTATATAAACTGTTTGGAACTATAGGATGTTACATATTGTTTATATGTGTTTATATAATAAGTTTTATATTAATATTTCAAATATCCTTAGGTACTATACTAGAGACTTTACAGGTAAAAAGAAGTATAAAAAATAAAAAAGTTAAAGAAAAATCTATAGAAGATAAAGAGGACATAGGCGGTATAGAAAAAGAATTAGCTTCAGACTTAGAAAAAGATGAAGGATTAACTAGGAATATTAAAGATAAAATTAAAATATTAGATTTTATGAAAAACTCAGAAATAAAAGAAGAACCACTAAATATTGTGGATAATTCTTTCAATAAAAACACAGGAAAAGCTAAAGAAGACACCGGTGAAGAGGCTATAAAAGAAGAACTTAGTAAAAATATAAATGAAAGAGGAAACAATGTAAAAATAGAATATAACTATCCAACTTTAGAACTTTTAAAACAAAATGTTCAATCAAAACTAAATAAAGAAGATAAAAAAGAACTTATAAATAACGCTAATAAGTTAGAGGAAACTTTAAGCAGTTTTGGTGTGGAAGCTAAGGTTATGCAAGTAAGTAGAGGCCCTTCAGTTACAAGGTTTGAACTTCAACCTAATGCGGGAGTTAAAGTAAGTAAAATAGTAAATTTAGCAGATGATATAGCCCTAAATTTAGCAGCTTCAGGCGTTAGAATAGAGGCACCTATACCAGGAAAATCTGCAGTAGGTATAGAAGTGCCAAACAAATCTTTAACACCGGTATATTTAAGAGAGGTTATAGAAGGAGATGACTTTCAGAAATTTGATGATGGACTAGCCTTTGCTTTAGGAAAGGATATAAGTGGTAGTTGTGTAGTATCAGATTTATCAAAAACGCCTCACCTATTAATAGCAGGAGCTACAGGCTCAGGAAAAAGTGTATGCATAAATACATTAATAATAAGTATTTTATATAAATATTCCCCAGAAAATGTAAAGCTGCTTATGGTGGATCCAAAGGTAGTAGAGCTTAGCATATATAATGGTATACCTCATTTATTGATTCCAGTAGTCACAGATCCTAAAAAAGCAGCAGGAGCTCTTCATTGGGCAGTAAATGAAATGACAAAGAGATATTCTTTATTTGCAGAAAATAGTGTAAGAAATATAGAAGGATACAATAATTTATATGAGCAGGGTAAAATAGAAAATAAATTACCTTATGTGGTAATAATAATAGATGAACTTGCAGATTTAATGATGGTGTGCCCAAATGATATAGAAGACTACATAAGTAGATTAGCTCAGATGGCCAGAGCAGCAGGCATGCATTTAGTTATAGCAACACAAAGGCCTTCTGTAGATGTTATAACAGGAATAATAAAGGCCAATATACCTTCTAGAATATCCTTTGCAGTATCTAGTTCTATAGATTCCAGAACCATACTAGATATGTCTGGAGCAGAGAAACTTTTAGGGAAGGGAGATATGCTATTTTATCCAACAGGATCTCCAAAGCCTACTAGAATACAGGGAGCTTTTATATCTGAAAGTGAAGTGGAAAAGGTAGTTTCATGTATAAAAGATGAGCAAGGAGAAGCAGAATATAGAGAGGAAATAATAGATCAAATAGATACAGCAGTAAATGTAGAATCAGGAGATGAAGATGAACTTTTAGAAGAAGCTATAAGAATATGTATACAATTAGGAGAAGTGTCCACATCACTAATTCAAAGAAAACTTAGAATAGGATATAATAGGGCCGCAAGAATAATAGAACAGTTAGAAGCTAAGGGAATAATTTCCGGAAGAGATGGTAATAAGCCAAGACAAGTGATAATTGACCAAAATAACGAAACCTACGGAAAATATTTCCACGGAAATATGTGA